The following proteins are encoded in a genomic region of Diabrotica virgifera virgifera chromosome 1, PGI_DIABVI_V3a:
- the LOC126891248 gene encoding uncharacterized protein LOC126891248 produces MDQDDEIAEAAAAYIVLSAKKKKRKHKFWVKPSLCDRSEYGGMHLLNVLKKDDVYIGNNKNNGSVKNFLRMSSTDFEWLLCQIAPKIQKEDTNYRQAISPMERLLLTLRFLATGDSYHSLMYLFKISVSSISRIIPEVCKVIAEVLKDKLKMPQSREEWLITGHQFANLWNFPKCAGVMDGKHIMIQAPKHSGSEFYNYKSFFSVVLFIVANANYEVMYLNVGSQGRISDGGVFDSTHFKKMLYQNTLNLPELEPLPGRTKAVPFVFLGDDAFPYHQTY; encoded by the exons ATGGATCAAGATGATGAAATAGCTGAAGCAGCGGCGGCCTATATAGTGTTGTcggcaaaaaagaaaaaaagaaagcacAAATTTTGGGTGAAACCAAGTCTCTGTGATAGAAGTGAATATGGTGGCATGCATCTACtcaatgtattaaaaaaagacgATGTATACataggaaataataaaaataatggtagtgtcaaaaattttttacgaATGTCCAGCACCGATTTTGAATGGTTATTATGTCAAATTGCCCCCAAAATACAGAAAGAAGATACAAATTATAGACAAGCCATTTCACCAATGGAACGACTACTGCTCACACTGCGATTCCTTGCAACAGGCGATTCTTACCATTCCTTGATGTACTTGTTCAAAATTTCGGTATCATCAATTAGTAGAATTATACCAGAAGTATGTAAAGTAATCGCTGAAGTTCTGAAGGATAAACTTAAG aTGCCTCAGAGTAGAGAGGAGTGGCTTATTACGGGACATCAATTCGCTAATCTTTGGAATTTTCCTAAATGTGCCGGGGTTATGGATGGCAAACACATTATGATACAAGCACCAAAACATAGTGGCAgtgaattttataattataagtcCTTCTTCAGTGTGGTGTTATTTATTGTGGCCAACGCAAATTATGAGGTGATGTATCTTAATGTGGGCAGCCAAGGTCGTATATCCGACGGTGGAGTGTTTGACAGTACtcatttcaaaaaaatgttatatcAAAACACGCTCAATTTGCCTGAATTAGAACCATTGCCAGGAAGAACAAAAGCTGTTCCGTTTGTTTTTCTAGGAGATGACGCTTTTCCCTATCACCAAACTTATTGA